The DNA segment GCTAAGTTTGGCCCGACTTTTGCGTAGTTAGCGGTTGCATTAGTGTTGCTAAAAAGAGTCTCCTCCCAATAAATTACTTCAGGCGCAATCTCTATGAGTACTAACTCATCTATTCGCCCGTCATTTTGACAGACGTACTGCATAGGATGGTTATTAGTAAAAGACAATCGCACATAGTTCTGTAGCCCTCTTCGCGTGTCGAGTTCTCGAGATTTTTCATTTCCCCCGGCTTTATGGAAAAGCTGTCTTTCTGTCAGCTCATGCCAACTTAGAAGACTACCATGCTCGAAAATGCTAAGTAGGTTTGCTTTGTCTGTAAAGTGGTATAGGCATTTGATTCTATTGTTTTGGACAAATTCCCGAAATGCGTCGATGCCTGGCTTGTATGTTGGTACAAAAGTGTTTTCTGAAATATGTATTTGACTTGCTGGCAGTTCTGCACAACAATCGCAATCATCCCAATCATCGTAGGAGCGAAATACTGGGCGGGTTTTACTACTGCTAAGCCCAGGATAAAAATCGTCCTCTTCATCGAATGGCGATTTCCAATGCTCGTTGGCTGAGAAGTTCGTGTTTTGTTCTCCTGGGCCGTCATCCTCCCTTATGCAAACCCAAAAGATTAAGGCTATTAACGCTAATACTCCTAGCGGTGGCCAAATCGCAAATAGAAAAATAATCACAAAAAATGGGGCCATAAAAAGGTTTTCTCCTTTGGCTATTTGGACTATTAGAGTAATGGATAGTTTACTTTTTATGAAGACCAGGTCAAGTAAAAAGAGTTTTGCATCCTGTATTATTGAGTAGAACGAACGCAGAAACCTGTTACTCTGAATTTGCCATCTCTGTAACCCCAAACCGAACCACTCCCGCCCCATCTACGTATAGCACAACTCAAAACCCGCCCGACACCACCCACCCGAATCGCACCACAGCCGCTCCGGGCATTTATCGTTGTGCGATTCCGTCTCATCAGTAAAAATACAGTAACACAAAATGTCTATACGCATGGGGGCACAAAACATGAAAATGGCCATAACACGCAATTTCCGCACCACACTTACCGCAATGCTCATCCTCGCATCCGCGATCACCCTCACCAGCACCACCACCGCCGCACCAGCCGCAAACGCCATTGAACGTGAAAAAATCTTCACCAAGGTCCCGTACCTCCAGTCACCCGGCCCCGACCGCATGACCATCTGCTGGGAAACCGACCGCAACACCCCCGGCACGCTCTTCCTCGGCAAAAACGGCAAATACGAACGCTCCATAGGCCCCATCACCCCCGAAAGGATCGACGTATTCCTCGGCTCCGACCGCTACCTCTACACCGCCCGCCTAACCGACCTCACCCCCGGCACCCAATACCAGTACCGCGTCCAGATCGGCACCTCCCCCAGCCCGCTCTACACCTTCAAAACCTTCGACCCCGCCAACCCCTCCGTCAGCTTCATCATGTACGGCGACTCCCGCACCGGCCACGAAAACCACACCCGCCTCGCCTCCCGGTTCCTCGCCCACGACCCCGCCTTCATCCTCCACTCAGGCGACCTCGTCTCCTCCGACAGCTTCCGCAACTGGGGCAAACAGTACTTCAACCCCATGGCCCCCGTCATCCCCCGCGTACCCGTCCTGCCCAGCATAGGCAACCACGAAGGCAGCGCCTCCAACTACCTCAAATACTTCCACCTCCCCCAACCCGAACGCTACTACCACATCGAGTCCGGCCCGGTATTCGTCCTCACCCTCGACGCAGACAAAACCAGCAAACATGACGACCAGTACGCCTACGCATCCCGCGCCCTCGCCAACTCCGACGCACCCTGGAAGATCGTCCTCCTCCACGAACCGATGTTCAACGTAGGCGGCCACCGCCACACCTGGGACGGCAAAGAAGCATACCTGCCCCTCTTCCGCAAACACAAAGTCGACATCGTCGTCGCCGGCCACTCCCACATCTACGAACGCTTCCACCCCCTCGTCTCACGCGACGACCCTTCCTCATGGGCCATCCAGCACATAACCTCAGGCGGCGGCGGAGCACCCCTCCACGACCCAGCCGAAAACCACCCAATGCTCGCAAAAACCGCTAAGGAATATCACTTCATCACCGCCGCCGCAACCCCGAACACCCTGACCGCCCGCACAATAAACATCGACGGCCAAACAATAGACACCTTCACCCTCCGAAAACAAAACGGCCAGCAAAACATCCCCCTGGCCAAAACCCGCTACGAAGAAGAAACCGGCTAACGGCGATACGCCCTCGCCACCGGCACAAACACCACCGCCGCCACCGCCATCACCGCCGCGAAGAACCAGTAATACTCCGCCCCAGCCAGCTTGCTCGTCCCGTCCGCGTTCTGAATAAACGTATTCACCCCTGCCGTAAAAACGTTGCCCAGCGAGATCGACAGAAAATATA comes from the Anaerohalosphaera lusitana genome and includes:
- a CDS encoding DUF4433 domain-containing protein encodes the protein MAPFFVIIFLFAIWPPLGVLALIALIFWVCIREDDGPGEQNTNFSANEHWKSPFDEEDDFYPGLSSSKTRPVFRSYDDWDDCDCCAELPASQIHISENTFVPTYKPGIDAFREFVQNNRIKCLYHFTDKANLLSIFEHGSLLSWHELTERQLFHKAGGNEKSRELDTRRGLQNYVRLSFTNNHPMQYVCQNDGRIDELVLIEIAPEVIYWEETLFSNTNATANYAKVGPNLAHLQLVNFEVIKRGSWATEREKYSIQAEVMVKEQIPCKYFLNLDYLEMIARMG
- a CDS encoding purple acid phosphatase family protein, with the protein product MKMAITRNFRTTLTAMLILASAITLTSTTTAAPAANAIEREKIFTKVPYLQSPGPDRMTICWETDRNTPGTLFLGKNGKYERSIGPITPERIDVFLGSDRYLYTARLTDLTPGTQYQYRVQIGTSPSPLYTFKTFDPANPSVSFIMYGDSRTGHENHTRLASRFLAHDPAFILHSGDLVSSDSFRNWGKQYFNPMAPVIPRVPVLPSIGNHEGSASNYLKYFHLPQPERYYHIESGPVFVLTLDADKTSKHDDQYAYASRALANSDAPWKIVLLHEPMFNVGGHRHTWDGKEAYLPLFRKHKVDIVVAGHSHIYERFHPLVSRDDPSSWAIQHITSGGGGAPLHDPAENHPMLAKTAKEYHFITAAATPNTLTARTINIDGQTIDTFTLRKQNGQQNIPLAKTRYEEETG